A window from Agrobacterium tumefaciens encodes these proteins:
- a CDS encoding sigma-70 family RNA polymerase sigma factor: MQGTEIATLINRVGMGDRSAFVSLYQATSPKLFAICLKILRDRTEAEEALQEIYIKVWQRARTFAVSAGKPATWLATIARNHAIDTIRARKPAGDDIDEAYDLADESLRDPEQQVVLADEGRRIDDCMRELETVHAQAVRRAYVEGLSYLELADELRVPLNTVRTWLRRSLLKLRECMQR, translated from the coding sequence ATGCAGGGCACAGAGATCGCAACGCTTATCAACCGCGTCGGCATGGGTGATCGTTCAGCATTCGTCTCGCTTTACCAGGCAACAAGCCCGAAGCTTTTTGCGATCTGCCTGAAAATACTGCGGGACAGAACGGAAGCCGAAGAGGCGTTGCAGGAAATCTATATCAAAGTCTGGCAGCGCGCCCGCACATTTGCCGTAAGTGCCGGCAAACCGGCGACATGGCTTGCCACCATCGCCCGCAACCACGCAATAGACACCATCCGTGCGCGTAAACCCGCAGGCGACGACATTGACGAAGCTTATGATCTCGCCGACGAGAGCCTTCGTGATCCCGAGCAGCAGGTCGTTTTGGCAGATGAAGGCCGCAGGATCGATGACTGCATGCGGGAACTTGAGACTGTGCATGCACAGGCAGTACGCCGTGCCTATGTCGAGGGTTTGAGCTATCTTGAACTCGCCGATGAATTGCGCGTGCCGCTGAACACGGTCAGAACCTGGCTGCGGCGCAGTCTTCTCAAACTCAGAGAGTGCATGCAGCGATGA
- a CDS encoding TetR/AcrR family transcriptional regulator, which produces MREAISDHILTAAGTLFYREGIRAVGIDRIIEEANVAKATLYRHFPSKDHLVAAYLEARHERVIYSLQKVLDADMAPKEQIRLIFDQLHEKADSPDFRGCAFALAVAEHGESERVVSVARTHKAKVRDVFAAVLAKAGSTAQIAAAHLSLLYEGALATVAVGRDPKAVLIARDCALSVFETAASTNQSN; this is translated from the coding sequence ATGAGAGAAGCCATATCAGACCATATCCTTACCGCCGCCGGCACGCTCTTCTATCGCGAAGGCATCCGGGCTGTCGGCATAGATCGGATCATCGAAGAAGCGAATGTTGCGAAGGCGACGCTCTATCGACATTTTCCGTCCAAAGATCACCTCGTTGCGGCCTATCTGGAGGCGCGGCACGAGCGGGTCATCTATTCGCTTCAGAAAGTGCTGGATGCGGATATGGCTCCGAAAGAGCAGATCCGACTGATCTTCGATCAACTCCACGAAAAGGCCGACAGCCCGGATTTTCGCGGCTGTGCCTTCGCTCTTGCGGTTGCGGAACATGGCGAGTCCGAGCGTGTGGTATCCGTTGCACGTACCCATAAGGCCAAGGTCAGAGACGTGTTTGCGGCTGTCCTGGCAAAAGCCGGTAGCACTGCGCAGATCGCCGCCGCCCATCTTTCACTTCTCTACGAAGGGGCACTGGCAACCGTCGCCGTCGGGCGGGATCCTAAAGCTGTCCTGATTGCGCGTGACTGCGCTCTCTCCGTCTTCGAAACGGCCGCGTCCACCAATCAATCCAACTGA
- a CDS encoding anti-sigma factor, producing the protein MTTGDQSGGMHSRDEILAGEYVLGVLPLEKRREVEQRIRDDKVFAQLVQRWEAEFSDFNTDYQEQAPSATVLARIEERLFGSRAVNTNGSLWNSASFWRWISVATSATAVAAVVYAAFPEQQQGAKPLVAELATTDSQVNLLASYDAESGRMHIVPVATGKTDEKSLELWLVMDGGKTRSLGVFQPGTNGDLIIPADMRGNITEGTTFAISVEPFGGSPTGQATGPVIAVGTARSL; encoded by the coding sequence ATGACAACGGGCGACCAGAGCGGCGGAATGCACTCGCGCGATGAAATCCTCGCCGGCGAATATGTGCTGGGCGTTCTGCCGCTTGAAAAGCGCCGTGAGGTGGAACAGCGCATCCGGGACGACAAGGTCTTTGCACAACTGGTGCAGCGCTGGGAAGCGGAGTTTTCCGACTTCAACACCGATTATCAGGAACAGGCACCGAGTGCGACTGTCCTCGCCCGCATCGAAGAGCGCCTTTTCGGCAGCAGGGCGGTCAATACAAATGGCAGCCTGTGGAACTCCGCGTCTTTCTGGCGCTGGATATCGGTGGCCACCAGCGCAACCGCCGTCGCTGCCGTCGTCTATGCTGCGTTTCCCGAACAACAGCAGGGCGCCAAGCCGTTGGTGGCCGAACTTGCGACAACCGACAGCCAGGTCAATCTTCTCGCATCCTACGATGCAGAATCGGGCCGGATGCACATCGTGCCCGTCGCAACCGGCAAGACGGACGAAAAATCATTGGAATTGTGGCTCGTCATGGATGGCGGCAAGACCCGCTCGCTTGGCGTTTTCCAGCCCGGCACGAACGGCGACCTCATCATTCCCGCCGACATGCGCGGCAACATAACCGAAGGCACGACCTTCGCAATCAGCGTGGAACCCTTTGGAGGCTCGCCGACCGGCCAGGCAACCGGCCCCGTTATCGCTGTCGGCACTGCGCGGTCACTATGA
- a CDS encoding SAM-dependent methyltransferase has product MTPFENLSELPTQSTRLHGRAGIGIWLINRLLNNIEYGRLRVTLPGGATFEKSGGSEGSEAILVLHNWRAIRRLLVNGDIGFAEGFIENDWSTPDLTALIRFAAQNQDAFARSMRGSLPMRLINRIAHALNANTKRGSRRNIEAHYDLGNEFYRQWLDPSMLYSSAIFDDTTPTLEAAQRKKLERIAEKLQLTGNDTVLEIGCGWGALAIHLATQQNANVTGITLSPSQLRWAENAAEKETTAGRIDLRLQDYRDVQGQFDNIVSVEMFEAVGEAYWPSYFETLKRCLKPGGRAVLQIISIEESRFDTYRRKADFIQKYVFPGGFLPSDSALEKAVGQAGLKLTDTELFGQSYALTLAEWRQRFHARWQTISLLGFDERFRRLWDYYLCYCEAGFAEGTINVGLYTIEHG; this is encoded by the coding sequence ATGACCCCGTTTGAAAACCTCTCTGAATTACCGACGCAGAGCACACGCCTCCACGGCCGTGCCGGAATAGGCATATGGCTCATCAATCGGCTGCTGAACAATATCGAGTACGGCCGGCTGCGCGTAACCCTTCCCGGCGGCGCAACCTTCGAAAAATCGGGAGGTTCCGAAGGCAGCGAGGCCATTCTCGTGCTGCATAACTGGCGCGCAATCCGGAGGCTGCTTGTCAACGGCGATATCGGCTTTGCGGAAGGCTTCATCGAAAATGACTGGTCTACGCCTGATCTGACGGCGCTCATCCGTTTCGCCGCTCAGAATCAAGATGCGTTTGCAAGGTCTATGCGAGGCAGCCTGCCAATGCGCCTGATCAATCGGATAGCACATGCTCTGAACGCCAATACCAAACGCGGCAGCCGCCGTAATATCGAGGCGCATTACGATCTCGGCAACGAATTTTACCGGCAATGGCTCGATCCCTCGATGCTCTATTCCTCGGCGATTTTCGACGATACCACCCCCACCCTCGAGGCCGCGCAACGGAAGAAACTCGAGCGTATTGCCGAGAAGCTGCAATTAACCGGCAACGACACCGTGCTGGAAATCGGCTGTGGCTGGGGTGCGCTCGCCATCCACCTCGCCACGCAGCAGAATGCCAACGTGACCGGCATCACCCTTTCCCCCTCCCAGTTGCGCTGGGCAGAAAATGCGGCGGAGAAAGAAACCACGGCTGGCCGGATCGATCTTCGGCTGCAGGATTACCGAGACGTGCAGGGTCAATTCGACAATATCGTCTCGGTGGAAATGTTTGAAGCGGTCGGCGAAGCCTATTGGCCAAGCTATTTCGAAACGCTGAAACGCTGCCTGAAACCCGGCGGCCGTGCGGTCCTGCAAATCATTTCCATTGAAGAAAGCCGCTTCGATACCTATCGGCGCAAGGCTGACTTCATTCAGAAATACGTCTTCCCGGGCGGTTTCCTGCCCTCCGATTCAGCGCTTGAAAAAGCCGTCGGACAAGCGGGCCTGAAACTCACTGACACGGAGCTTTTCGGCCAGTCCTATGCGCTCACACTGGCGGAATGGCGCCAGCGCTTCCATGCCCGGTGGCAAACGATTTCCCTGCTTGGCTTCGATGAACGCTTCCGGCGGCTCTGGGATTATTACCTCTGCTACTGCGAAGCGGGTTTTGCCGAGGGAACCATAAATGTCGGTCTGTACACGATAGAACACGGATGA
- a CDS encoding ketopantoate reductase family protein — MPRYVIIGAGAVGASLAAQFALSGIDYALFGRGAQISHIRQHGLTFQRPTETRQIDLRVFDLADLPELTLDDILLVTVKAQDAVSALAFWSWQSVSNATTPAAANLPIVTFQNGLATEANALRTFARVYSASILTPARFTETGKVVVGGEPQLGIVTVGRFPRGQDDVTTQITADLNRAGYLAEASDDIRRWKAAKLLHNVRNVLELFDGPADLNDRISAALVDEARHVLEAAGYTLASPSERTVDISNWRVAPNSGIQPGQQSTWQSFKRGASSEVDFLNGEIVLLGRLHGIPTPYNEAVQTLAGKLAYQGGFSKPLPLDAITSLIVAPDSAAHPSAVAPL; from the coding sequence ATGCCACGTTACGTTATTATCGGCGCCGGTGCGGTGGGCGCGAGCCTTGCAGCACAGTTCGCACTTTCCGGCATTGATTATGCGCTTTTCGGACGGGGTGCGCAGATCAGCCATATCAGGCAACATGGCCTTACCTTTCAGCGCCCCACGGAGACTCGCCAGATCGATCTTAGGGTTTTCGACCTGGCGGACCTTCCGGAATTGACGCTGGATGATATCCTCCTGGTGACGGTGAAAGCTCAGGATGCCGTCAGTGCGCTTGCCTTCTGGTCCTGGCAGAGCGTCTCGAACGCGACGACACCGGCAGCGGCAAACCTTCCTATCGTGACCTTTCAAAATGGACTGGCGACCGAAGCAAATGCGCTGAGAACATTTGCGAGGGTCTATAGTGCAAGCATCCTGACCCCGGCCCGGTTCACGGAAACCGGCAAGGTGGTGGTTGGCGGCGAGCCGCAGCTGGGCATCGTGACAGTGGGACGTTTTCCGCGCGGACAGGACGACGTGACCACGCAGATCACGGCAGACCTGAACAGGGCCGGATATCTGGCCGAGGCGAGCGACGATATCCGCCGCTGGAAAGCAGCAAAGCTTCTTCACAACGTTCGCAACGTCCTGGAACTTTTCGACGGTCCAGCCGATCTGAACGACAGGATCAGCGCGGCTCTGGTGGATGAGGCCCGCCATGTGCTGGAGGCAGCGGGTTACACTCTTGCCTCGCCCTCCGAGCGAACCGTCGATATCTCGAACTGGCGCGTTGCGCCGAACAGCGGCATTCAACCGGGCCAGCAATCAACATGGCAGAGCTTCAAACGCGGAGCTTCGAGCGAGGTGGATTTCCTCAACGGGGAGATCGTTTTGCTGGGCCGGCTTCACGGTATTCCGACGCCTTATAACGAAGCCGTTCAAACACTTGCTGGAAAACTGGCGTATCAGGGCGGGTTTTCAAAGCCGCTGCCGCTCGATGCGATCACTTCTCTCATCGTCGCTCCGGATAGTGCGGCACATCCCAGTGCTGTCGCTCCTTTATGA
- a CDS encoding FAD-binding oxidoreductase translates to MPDLSAPLIQSLRDLLGERLSTALALREQHGRGEAHHAAAFPDAVAFAETTSEVSEIVRLCAAEGVPVIAFGAGTSLEGHLTAVNGGVSIDLSRMSKIARISSEDLDCTVEAGVTREQLNTHLRDMGLFFPIDPGANASIGGMAATRASGTNAVRYGTMRENVLGLTVVLPTGQIIRTGGRARKSSAGYDLTRLFVGSEGTLGIITEVTLRLYGIPETISAALCSFESVEQAVAAAIQVVQLGIPVARMELMDRGLIRAVNAYSGLDLKIEDTLAFEFHGSPAGVQEQVDMVSAIVEDHGGKDFEWANAPEDRNRLWKARHNAFYAVVSQRPNAKGWSSDVCVPVSQLSNCILKTRELLKDCSVPAAILGHVGDGNYHVVFAVDPGNAEELGEVAAINKKMVQHALSVGGTSTGEHGVGTGKIAYLREEHGDAVDLMALIKHAVDPAGIMNPGKILPK, encoded by the coding sequence ATGCCTGATCTGTCCGCTCCTCTCATCCAATCCCTCCGGGACCTCCTCGGGGAGCGTCTTTCGACGGCGCTTGCACTGCGCGAGCAGCATGGGCGCGGCGAAGCGCATCATGCAGCTGCGTTTCCCGACGCGGTCGCCTTCGCTGAAACCACGTCTGAAGTATCCGAGATCGTGCGGCTATGCGCGGCCGAGGGCGTGCCCGTCATCGCATTCGGCGCCGGCACTTCGCTTGAGGGCCATTTGACGGCTGTCAATGGCGGGGTTTCGATCGACCTTTCGCGCATGTCGAAGATAGCCCGTATCAGCAGTGAAGACCTGGATTGCACGGTTGAGGCTGGCGTAACGCGGGAGCAACTGAATACCCACCTGCGAGACATGGGATTGTTCTTTCCCATCGATCCCGGCGCAAACGCCTCCATTGGCGGCATGGCTGCAACCCGCGCTTCCGGCACCAATGCCGTCCGCTATGGAACGATGCGGGAAAACGTGCTCGGGTTGACCGTGGTACTGCCGACCGGCCAGATCATCAGGACCGGCGGTCGCGCCAGAAAATCTTCCGCCGGATATGACCTGACACGGTTATTTGTAGGCTCGGAAGGCACTCTCGGGATCATCACCGAAGTAACGCTTCGCCTCTATGGAATACCGGAAACCATCTCGGCAGCACTCTGCTCTTTCGAGAGCGTCGAACAGGCGGTGGCGGCAGCCATTCAGGTCGTGCAGCTGGGCATCCCGGTCGCCCGCATGGAGCTTATGGACCGTGGCTTGATCAGGGCCGTCAACGCCTATTCCGGGCTGGACCTGAAGATCGAGGACACATTGGCTTTTGAGTTTCATGGCTCGCCCGCCGGTGTTCAGGAGCAGGTCGACATGGTATCCGCCATCGTGGAGGACCATGGCGGCAAGGATTTCGAGTGGGCGAATGCGCCCGAAGACCGTAATCGCCTGTGGAAAGCCCGACACAACGCTTTTTATGCCGTCGTATCCCAGAGGCCAAACGCCAAAGGATGGTCATCGGATGTCTGTGTTCCGGTCTCGCAGCTCAGCAACTGCATATTGAAGACCCGCGAGCTTTTGAAGGATTGCAGCGTCCCGGCGGCTATCCTCGGCCATGTCGGCGACGGCAATTATCACGTCGTCTTCGCGGTGGATCCCGGTAATGCGGAAGAACTCGGCGAAGTAGCAGCCATCAACAAAAAGATGGTACAACATGCCCTCTCAGTCGGCGGCACTTCAACCGGCGAACATGGCGTGGGCACCGGCAAGATCGCTTATCTGCGTGAAGAACATGGCGACGCGGTTGATCTGATGGCGCTCATCAAACATGCGGTCGATCCCGCCGGCATCATGAATCCGGGAAAAATCCTGCCGAAATAG
- a CDS encoding DUF2147 domain-containing protein, translating into MKIRRLAIVYGVFPMLVGFSAEAAEIDGNWVRGDGKAKVLIAPCGEKICATNTWIKPGTPKEKTGDRLIMDITQSEAGSYSGTAFDPQRDKSYKITVTVAGNNMTTKGCIVAGLLCKGISWTRID; encoded by the coding sequence ATGAAAATCAGGAGATTGGCAATTGTATACGGCGTCTTCCCAATGCTGGTTGGCTTCAGTGCGGAAGCAGCCGAGATCGACGGCAACTGGGTGCGCGGCGACGGCAAGGCGAAAGTGCTGATCGCGCCCTGTGGCGAGAAAATATGTGCCACGAACACATGGATCAAACCCGGCACCCCGAAAGAGAAGACCGGCGACCGCCTGATCATGGACATCACGCAGAGCGAGGCGGGCAGCTATTCCGGCACTGCCTTCGACCCGCAGCGGGACAAATCCTACAAGATAACAGTGACGGTCGCGGGCAATAACATGACCACGAAAGGCTGCATCGTCGCCGGCCTCCTGTGCAAGGGCATAAGCTGGACCCGGATCGACTAG
- a CDS encoding 2-hydroxychromene-2-carboxylate isomerase — protein MTKTIDYFFSIGSPWAFIGLEPFAALAKEQGATIRPHVIPLIEENGGIYSRNRPEARRAYWIRDLKRWAALRGKVLNFDNRAALSDPSPAGLMVAAAIEAGEDWLTLAIALQEAFWVGGKDIGNADVRRAIATATGFDAAALDEHGQSDAVAALQKASFEAARTAGVFGVPTYRYQDELYWGQDSLPFLERHLRDEKLAA, from the coding sequence ATGACAAAGACGATCGATTATTTTTTCAGCATTGGTTCTCCCTGGGCCTTTATCGGTCTTGAACCGTTTGCTGCGCTGGCGAAAGAACAGGGTGCCACGATCCGCCCGCATGTCATTCCGCTGATCGAAGAAAACGGTGGCATTTATTCGCGAAACCGGCCGGAGGCCAGACGGGCCTACTGGATCAGAGATCTGAAGCGCTGGGCGGCCTTGCGTGGAAAAGTGCTCAATTTCGACAATCGCGCAGCCCTCTCCGATCCCTCACCGGCCGGCCTGATGGTTGCGGCAGCGATCGAGGCGGGTGAGGACTGGCTCACGCTGGCAATTGCGCTTCAGGAGGCTTTCTGGGTTGGCGGTAAAGACATCGGCAATGCGGATGTCCGGCGGGCGATTGCGACTGCCACAGGCTTTGATGCTGCGGCACTCGATGAACATGGCCAAAGCGATGCGGTCGCGGCGTTGCAGAAGGCCAGCTTCGAAGCCGCCAGAACAGCCGGTGTGTTCGGCGTGCCGACCTATCGCTATCAGGATGAACTCTACTGGGGACAGGACAGCCTTCCGTTCCTTGAGCGTCATCTCAGGGATGAAAAGCTCGCCGCCTGA
- a CDS encoding DUF2177 family protein — translation MKTYLVAYFFTLIAFLVIDFIWLSTMASRLYRPAIGDLLAENFRLAPAIVFYLIYAAGLTFLAVRPALISGEWTTALLYGAAVGFMAYATYDLTNQATLKSWSTTLTIADLLWGTFVSAAAAIIGYLVTVRLIGPLENSAGLS, via the coding sequence ATGAAGACCTATCTTGTCGCTTATTTCTTCACCCTTATCGCATTTCTGGTGATCGATTTCATCTGGCTGAGCACCATGGCGTCGCGTCTTTATCGGCCGGCCATCGGCGATCTTCTGGCGGAAAATTTCCGTCTTGCTCCAGCAATCGTCTTTTATCTCATCTACGCCGCCGGCCTCACTTTTCTCGCCGTGCGCCCGGCTCTGATTTCGGGCGAATGGACCACAGCTTTGCTCTATGGCGCCGCGGTGGGCTTCATGGCCTATGCCACCTATGACCTGACCAATCAGGCCACGCTGAAAAGCTGGTCCACTACCCTCACTATTGCCGATCTTCTGTGGGGAACCTTCGTCTCCGCGGCAGCGGCCATCATCGGTTATCTCGTCACGGTACGCCTCATCGGCCCACTTGAAAACTCGGCGGGCCTGTCATGA